A segment of the Lycium ferocissimum isolate CSIRO_LF1 chromosome 5, AGI_CSIRO_Lferr_CH_V1, whole genome shotgun sequence genome:
ATTACCATTCGTTCAAGCGATTTGTCGATGTTTTCGCGTGTATTTGTTGCCAAAgtacggtaaaaaaaaaaaaaggctcctTGATTTTAGCCTCGAATCGTAGTGGTATTAAATGagtatattaatatatttttaaccTTCTTTTCCACAGTGTAATATTCCCTTTCCTTACACGTTTCTCTTCTTCCATGcattcttcaacattcaaacgtaaaaattcaaatttcaaattaaatcttcaacAGCTCTGAAAATacattaacaaaacaacacGATCAATCAACagccaatgtatttgaagttttcaatattgatttcgttttttatttacctATGTATTTGaaagcataactaatgtatttctTTCCaatcaaaatgtattttatattaatataatatttgattaatttgcatcacccatgtatttagcGGTATGTTTTATCAATATtgatttcattttatatatttgatagcataactaatgtatttgaagtttccaaacaattttatattaaatctcatgtatttgtgtgagtaacaatttgcatcacccatgtatttgatgggattaatttgaacaaaatacataaatatatagaaaacttacCATGTTTTTAGCTACACCGtgtatttgaaactagatgaatcgatggaattaatttgaacaaaatacacaaatatatagaaaaaacaaaaatacaccaccaaccacaataattgtagttatatcatagaacacacacaaatacatatatttttctctcaaaaccctaaaaacttTCTCTCTCCGTTCTCTCGTGGGgccataaccaccaccatggCTTTCAAGCAAAAACAATCACTTCCaccaagttgattttgtggaagaataatcGAAAATTTCACGAGTATTTAAAacgcttctttttcctttttttttgaaaaaaaaagaaaagaaagaatacgactAATCTTCCTgaatagtaaataaattttttgcGAGTCTGATCATAAAAGGTAAGAAGTTATGAGAGAAAGAATGTatcatataatattgttatccAATACGTACCAGAAATGGTCAAAAACCGATAAaagttatattatttattattattattaattaaaataaaatgttaTTAATAATTATGTATTAATCGaaacaaattaaatttaattCCCCTAACGAGAGAAAAAGCACATAGCAAATCCGACGTGTGAAGATCTCAATGGACAAACCCACAGACACCAACTAAATCAAAGACACGTGGAGATTACTGATAGGCTAATCTAACGTGGTATGACACGATAATCCTTTTAACCTTTGAACTCTTTTGTCATCACTTGTAACACAAACAAATAAACTTCACATTGTTTCAAAAAAACACAAATctatatatatctttctttgaaattacacacacacacacacatatatacatatatatgttatatgtattgtATGTATCTATAGCCAATTAAAAATCTAAATAATGGAGCCATTGATGAAACTATGGAGCTTTCTATTTACAGCATTAATACTCAACTTTATATTTGcttgccaacttttttttcttcaacccCTTGTATCTGCATTAGGTAAAGATCaaatttttatgattatattgtttgattcttgatttggggtttctttattttttttagctgtAAATTTGGATACCAAGATTTGTGCATTTTTGAATGAATATATGTGATTATAATAGTGACAGTTCATTTGGAGATTTAACTTTCAAGATTTGAGCAAAAAATCTTATGATTAGAATGACTATTGAGTATTAGAGTCTATCCACTTATGTAATTTCTACTTGGAAAgtataaaaatcataaatttaattgttaaagaaaGTAGTAGTGAAAAAGGATAAATTTTTACTCGATTAAAATGTATATTGTTTAGGCAAtttgctttatttttcttctctttaatGTTGATAATGAGGATGTGAGGCATCATTTTAGATAAGGATgttagtgaaaaaaaaaggttagacAGAAAGTTCAACTGTGCCAATCTTAGGTTATGCAGTAGTGAGTGAAACTATATTGGGAAAACTGATGAAAAAGGGGTGATTATATTGCTGCAGTGATGAAAATGTGGGCCATTGGTACTTAAAATGGGGGGAAGGAGCTATTGGGTTGGGGAAGGGAATTAAATTGTTGTTCGATGTTGTCTTGAGTGAGACCAGCAGTTTGTATTTGCGATAAGGATGAACCGACGAGATCATGTGCCTCTTAATATCTTTAGCGTGATTCAAATTATCACGTTTGGAGCTTGAACTAAAAACTTGAAGACGTAAGGCTAGGAATGTGTCCCACTTGGTTTAATGTGGGTGGTTTGGAGAGACGTAGGAGAGCTTTTGAGGGAGTAGAGTCGATCTTTTTTCAGTTGAGGAGTAGTGTCCgatctcttattttcttttggcgCACCCATAGATTTCCTGGTTGTATAGATGATTGGGTGGAGTTTGTAGAGAATCATATCCTGTTGTAGATGATTTACCTGTTGGTGTACCCGTTGTATGCGGTCAATTTTTGgccatgtttatgaatgaaaatacgtttacttgataaaaaaaaatacttcaatatttttttgctCATATTTGTCAAAGCTCATTTTTCTTGGTTGAAATGGGGAGGCTCTTGATGAGAATGATTATTTCTTATTATTCAAGCTCCTGCTAGCATCAAGTAATGTAAGTTGCATCTTATCGAGGGGCGGTTTTAATACTTAATGGGAAGGGAGTTTCATGCCTACTCGTTATGTGTCTAAGCTCCCCTCTCCAATTATTGCTGTTAGGATCAAGGAGATAATCTTCATGTAAGGGATGAAACATCAGGGTTTATTTATCCATCTAGTTAGGAAACACAAAGGAGCATGCTTTACAGATTTTTTGTCTCGTAATTGAAGTGGCGCATATTGTTCTCTGATATTTTTGCTACTCTTGACGTGTAGACACCAAACCTGGTGATGCTGCTGCATTGTTTGAGAGAGTTACAAAAAATGTAAAAGTTAAGAAATACAGTGAGGCACTTAATGATCTAAATGCAGCCATAGAGGCAGACCCAGCGCTTTCAGAGGCGTATTGGCACCGTGCATCTCTCCTTCGTCAATTGTGCAGGTTGAAatcaataatttatttatttatttttcttatgccAGCTCAAAACTCATGTATGCCTTTGATTCTAGAGATCAATTCACTAGCATATTAGAAGTGGGGTCTTCCTGATAATAGCTTGCTTGATGTATGTGGACATATATTTTAGACGCTTCCTATCATCTTCCATTTAATGCTGGGTAGATTTGCAGCTTCTAGACAGCAAAGAATTACGATGATAGTGTTTGTTTAGTAGGGTgggcaacaacaacatacccagtgtaatcccacaagtggggtctagggagggtgaTGTGTAtgtagaccttacccctaccttgtgaaggtagagaggttgtttctgatagaccctcggctcaagaaaagccAGCAGGTTTGAAAAGTAAATACAGTAGTGAAAAAACCATGTTGCAAATAACGTAGAAAAGAATAGTAACAACAAATAATACAATAATTGAACCATGTTTAGTAGGGTATCCATTCAGCGTATTGTGCgtattgtgggatttcactgggtatgatgttgttgttgttgtttcagcTAGTCTAGAATAAATGTAGGTTCGAGATATCTATGTTGCTAGCTGTGTGGATATGGAACACCCGTTTGTATTATGTCCGGACTCCGGAGCTTGAATGTGGCGGAGGTAGGATTTTTGCCAAgggaattcaaaaaaaaaaaaaatcacctaaaGCTAAAAAGATGCTTCACTGTGGTTAGCAAGACTTGAACTTGTGTCCTCTAAGAGAATTTGAATTCCCCTTTACCACTGAGCTGAGCTTCTGGCTTGAGTCAGGGAGATTCAACATTtaatataatacataaaagaCAGATTTGACCCTATATATAAAGTGTAACTTACCGACAAAGGGTGTTTGGATCCCCTTCCTTCTACCTAAATCCGCCCATGCTTGAATATACCAGTATATCCTCAAAACTACTGTTCCCAGAGTCAACTCCTGTACCTCTTCATTCATTGGCATCTTCCTCAAGTTACCTAAATATCTCAAATTGTGGGCTACTTACTTTTGAATGGTGCATAAATGTTTCTATGATCCCTCAAGCCTTGTTTCTGATTAGTTAGCATTCAAGCATCTATGATTTTGGAGATCTCTTTTTGGCTAATGTAGATATGAGGAATCAGAAAAAAGCTACAAAAAGTTTCTGGAGATGAAACCAAGAGACTCAGCTGCAGAGAAGGAGCTTTCTCAGTTGCTCCAAGCCAAGAGCGCTTTTGATTCAGCTACCAGCCTGTTGGACACAGGTGACATTAAAAAAGCATTGGAATATATTGATAAAGTCGTACTCGTTTTCTCTCCAGCATGCTCCAAGGTATTCATTCTAACAATTTGAGGTTTTTGTCATCTTTAAGGATGTGGTTGTATTGTATTATTGATGTACCAATAATAATGTCTTCTACTTATGAATTTCTAGGCCAAACTCCTTAAGGTGAAGCTATTGCTAGCAGATAAAGATTATTCTGGTGTCATATTGGAGGCAGGATACATGCTTAAAGAGGATGAAGATAATCTGGAGGCTTTGCTGTTAAGAGGCCGTGCCTACTACTATCTAGCCGATCATGATGTTGCCTTAAGGTATGCCTGACAAACTATCAATTTGGTCCACTCTGTCCTGCCTCCCACTACACCAATCCAAGAAAAGGGAATTCAGCATAAAGGTGAAAGAGAGAACCCcaaaaaaggaatttttacaTTGTATTGCCATCTAATAGCCGGCAAATGtatatcttttgtatattaatgtatatttacatataatatacatattttatacatagctaatgtataatttttatatatttggctAGTGGCTGTAATTATTTTGGACAAGTGGCCAAATTTATAACTTCCCTTtaaaaaatggagggaatatTTGGAAAAAACCTAACGTTATGCTATGGAGATTTCTAAAGAAGCTTTTTACACCCTTCTTCAGGCACTACCAAAAAGGTCTCCGTTCAGACCCAGAGCATGGGGAATTGAAGAAAACGTATTTTGGCTTGAAAAACTTGCTGAAAAAGACTAAAAGTGTAAGCCTCCTTATCTTCCCTTTATCCTGTTtctaggcgtttggccatagatttcaaatatttctcaatttatttggaatttatggagttggaattggagttgaagatggagttgtgtttggttatactttttgcaaagaatatttgaagccatgttcatgttcagttggagttgtgtttggttatactttttgcaaagtATGTTTGGAGCGATGTTCATGCTTGAATGTatttaaatacaacttcaaaagtgaaatttaAGTTGGAAAATAGTAACCTGCTttccaaatttgaaatacaacttcaagttggacttggaattttcatggccaaacactgattttcaaGTAAAGTGAAAAAGTATTCCGGAAAAAAAGTGAATGActtttatggccaaacaggtCCATGTCTCCAAGAGGTGCTACAATGTGAAATTCTCAAACCCTAAGCTTTCATGCAGGCAGAAGATAATGCAAGTAAGGGTAAGCTTCGTCTTGCCGTGGAGGAGTACAAAGCAGCCTTGGCAATGGACCCCAACCATTCTGCACATAATGTAAATCTTCATCTTGGTTTGTGTAAAGTCTTGGTGAAGCTGGGAAGGGGGAAGGATGCTATATCAAGCTGTTCAGAAGCCCTTGAGCTTGATGGAGAGCTTATTGATGCTCTAGTGCAGGTTCTTTCTTTATCCGATTTTTACTATTTTCAACCTTTAAACAAATACAGTCAATGACATTAGGATGACCGAATTGTATTAGACCAAGTTGTTTGCTTAGAAATATCTAGTTTCCACCATAAAAAATGCTGAATCTTTGGGTTGGACATATTTTTGCAGAGGGGTGAAGCCAAGCTTCTAACAGAAGATTGGGAGGGAGCTGTTGCAGATCTGAAAGAAGCAGCTGAAAAATCTCCTCAGGTTTGTTGGCAACATTTTGCTGtggttttctttttccctttttaaaccTCTTCTCCTCAGCGTAATGTTTCTTAATGTAGTATACTACATCTAAGATGAGACAAAACGTTGGCAGGACAACTCAATCTTGCCCAACACCTGGtagatatatgatatgatatgtgtttttCTCATAACAAGGATTAGATTTTGCAAGTTTTGTGCtccctctgttccaatttatgtgaagttTATGTGAAggtatttgactgggcacggagtttaagagaAAAGGAAGACTTTTCAAACTTTCGGTCTGAAATACGCCGTAGAAATtttgtgactataaatcatctcattaaggctaaaatagaaaattaaaagtgaaaatgttACTAAAATAGATGcgtcattctttttggaactgactaaaaaggaaagagtgttgcataaattgggacggagggagtaataatatGACCAAAAAGTCGgcatatgaaaaggaaaagaaaaagatacaTGATTCAGTGCGCCTCCAAGTAAAGTAAAGTCGTTCCTTTTGACTTAAACTAAGTTCGTATGGTTTTTGTTCAAGCGATTGTTGTTGCTTATCTGCTGATTTTTGTATATGAatccatatatgtatgtatgtatgtatgtatgtacgtatatatatgtatgtatgtggcCCTTTCTTTCGAGGTTATCTTTTTAGCCTTAATCTGGTAATCAAATAATCCCGAAGTACACTTCTATAGGATAGGAATATTCGTGAAGCGCTGATGAGGGCTGAGAGATCATTGAAATTGAGTCAAAGGAAGGATTGGTACAAGATCTTGGGAGTGTCAAAGACAGCATCTGTATCAGAGATTAAAAGGGCATACAAAAAGCTTGCTCTGCAATGGCATCCTGACAAGAACGTTGAAAACAGAGAAGAAGCCGAAAACAAGTTTCGTGAAATAGCAGCTGCATATGAGGTTTGTCTTTGTTTCTTCCCCATTATTTTCGTTTGATCTGTTCGGTTCTTAGTTGGTTTTGCAACAGTCTTAAGATACCTCATAATGGATGGCAACATTCTTAATAGCTCcaaatttttgatattttggggGTCATTTTATTCTACAAGATATCTTTATGAGCAACAGCAGTGACCAGATTATGCTAAAAAGTTTCCGACAATCCTTTGCCAATTTGGTTCTTTTACTGTATCAGAGATATTTGGCCCAGTGCATGTTTCCTGGTTTAGTGTTCCAACAtgtggttttcttgctccataCGTACTGGAAATATTTGTTAATGAGAGGAATGACATCTATGGTCCCTTATCCTGGCTGGGTAGTAGATTCAAAAAAGTCCCTTAAGTATTAACTGGgtagttttggtcctttaagtttggcAAAAGTGAGCACTTTTTGTCTCCGTCAAATATTTACAGACTATGATTGttaaatatcacataaattaatttgaaaatgtGCATAATCTGTGTTCAGATAATGTTGTATAAAATGGTCTGTTTTCAACTTTCTACCCTTAGTTTCTCCTCTATTAGCGCATTTTGAGGATGTTATTTTGTTTAATCGTGATTTGGAAAACAAAGAATAAAATACCCGTTAGGACTTTCTGCTAGTTGTCTGAATGGCATGCATCTCTTAACAGGTTCTCGGGGATGAGGAAAAACGTACACGATATGATCAGGGAGAAGACATTGATGACATGGGTTCAGGAATGGGCGGTGGGGGATTCAACCCATTTGGCGGAGGAGGAGGGCAGCAGTATACGTTCCACTTTGAAGGTGGTTTTCCAGGTGGGGGATTTGGCGGATTCCATTTTTGACCTCCATGGTGTTCGTTTGTCATGTTTCCCAATGGCTTTGCCAAGAAACTCCTCACATGGTTGCTGCAAGGGATGCACAACACAAAGTACAGTAGGCTATTATACTCATTCCCGAGAAGTTTTTGCTTCGCGAATaccattttttctttcttttatgtattCAGTAGCAGTAGACTTGAGGAGAATTGAGAATTATTCGGATCGATAACAGGTCCATGTGTAACTTCCTAACTCGAATGGAATGTTGTGGAGCAGATAACTGATGTAGTTACATTATCAAATACTAGTTATTCTGAAGCCAAGTGACAGAAGATTCGAATTACTTTCTCATTTCTATACTGGCTAATTTGGAATAGAGGCATGGTTGGTTGAGGGGTTAATTGATGGTCAtcaaacttattttttgtaACATTTAagtcacaaaattatttttgtaaaagTAATCACTAAACTAGCTATATTTGTAATACTAAAGTGACGGAATTAGTTTTTGTAACAGTAAAATTACTAGATTATGAGTTAGTTGTCTAGGAAATGCATATTACTGGAAAGTTAAACTTTTGGCGTTGGATAATGATCATTTTGTCACTGCGTACTCTCTGTGAGAAATCTTTGCCTCAAAAATTTaccttttcatttttaaacaaaaCCAATCAAAAAGATAGTGGCAAAAGAATGTTAA
Coding sequences within it:
- the LOC132057277 gene encoding dnaJ protein P58IPK homolog: MEPLMKLWSFLFTALILNFIFACQLFFLQPLVSALDTKPGDAAALFERVTKNVKVKKYSEALNDLNAAIEADPALSEAYWHRASLLRQLCRYEESEKSYKKFLEMKPRDSAAEKELSQLLQAKSAFDSATSLLDTGDIKKALEYIDKVVLVFSPACSKAKLLKVKLLLADKDYSGVILEAGYMLKEDEDNLEALLLRGRAYYYLADHDVALRHYQKGLRSDPEHGELKKTYFGLKNLLKKTKSAEDNASKGKLRLAVEEYKAALAMDPNHSAHNVNLHLGLCKVLVKLGRGKDAISSCSEALELDGELIDALVQRGEAKLLTEDWEGAVADLKEAAEKSPQDRNIREALMRAERSLKLSQRKDWYKILGVSKTASVSEIKRAYKKLALQWHPDKNVENREEAENKFREIAAAYEVLGDEEKRTRYDQGEDIDDMGSGMGGGGFNPFGGGGGQQYTFHFEGGFPGGGFGGFHF